A stretch of DNA from Eschrichtius robustus isolate mEscRob2 chromosome 12, mEscRob2.pri, whole genome shotgun sequence:
AGCTAATAATATCTATGCTCAGTGTGCAGTCACTTCTCCAATTCCATATTCATGGCAGGTATTGTCAATTGATCTGTGATATTCTTTCCTCTAATTGCCATCTATTAGAGACGGTGCTTGAGATAAAATGTTTCTGCAGTTCCACAAACTCATGGGCTTGTTTGTGgggaatttaattatttaatagctaatatatataaaattcctagtacagtgcctagcacatggtaGACACTCAACAGTTGGTGGTAATTGTTATGATGTTTGGCTCTGAGCTCCCTGGGAGCCAGAGCAAAATGAGCTGTGTACTCATTTAAGCTGTGTACTCTTATTATCAAACACGGGGAAGACTTACTTGTTTCTCAAGAGGAGGTCTGTGTTATAGTCCTGATGTTACTGTTTGGTCGTAAGCAGGTCAGATGTTCCTTTctaggggtcttttttttttttttttggctgtgccatgcggcatacaggatcttagttccccaaccaggtattgaacccgcacccccagcaatggaagcgcagagtcttaaccactggaacgccaggAAAGTCCGGGGTCTCCTTTTTGTGTGGGTGAGCCCAGGGGATTTTAACTTTTGTGATTTGTCTCCTTCCTCCAGGGAAACCTCTGGGCTTGTACTCCTCTCCAGTTGTCCCCAGACAGCAAGCCGCCTCCAGAAGTTCTTCACTCACTCACAGAGAGCCAGGAGACCCACAGTCACCTACTGGTGAGAGGGGATGGGAGGCTCCCAGGGCAATGGGGAGGTCCCAGCAAGCCACTACGTGACTTCCTCTTGCCTCTTCCTCAGTGCTGTCACTGATGGGATCCCAGCTACTTCTGAGGGGACGATCCAAGCAGCTCTGAAACTGGAACACATTGATGGGGTCAATCTTGTGAGTCAGGGTCTaggtggggaagaggaggggtCCTTCCAGACATAGTACCCCTACAGGGTATAGACGTGGGGTGACTGGCCCTCCAGACCCCTAATACAGGCGAGTGACGACTGCCTATACTGTGGCCCTGTCCTGAGTCTGCTGGGAGCAAGGAGAGTCTGCGGGTAGTTCCCAGGTGTGTGTGAAGCTTGTTCATTCTTGGGGGCTGATACCACAGGTAGTTCCAGTGAAGTCCCCATCCCGAAAGGACATCTTGGAAGGTGTCAAGAGGACCCTCAGCTACTTCCGTGTGGTGGCCACGGGCTCTGGCTGTGCCCTGGTCCAGCTGCAGCCACTGACAGGTGGGTCTGGAGCCCCAGCCAGACTTGACAAACTGTATTTGGCCGGAGGAGGCCAGGAGGTGGGAGTAGGGTGGTGGTTTTAGTGGCAGCCTGGGGAGCATTTGATGGACTGTAAGGATGTATGTGACCAGCTCCACCTGGAGGGGCAGTGCTTCTCCTGTCACCCTCTGCAGCTCACCTGTTTTTTCTCTTAGTTATTGGTCTCAACGTCTTCTCTTTACCTTTGATGTTCTGTAGTTTCACTGTGGTGAATCCAGGTGTGTGggtttagttttgtttatcttgCTTGGGATTCACTGTGTTTCCTGAGTCTGAAGATTAATCTATTTCATCCATCCTGGAAAGTTCCCTTTTCAAATGTGCCTCTTGCATCCTTCCTTTTGAATGCCTGATAGACGTCTTTCTCATTCTACTGCTATGTCTCaacttttctttcacatttttcatgtcTTTATCTCTGCTGCTTTCTGGGTAATCTTTAGATATACCTTCCAGTTGAGAAATTTTCTCTTCCGCTGGATCTAACCTGCTAGTTTAACCTACCCATtgattgtatttttcacttctagaagttctagttggttttttttttttttagttggttCTTTTACAAATACAAATGGCCTTCTAAAAAATAAGGTATCTGGTTTTTTTCTCATATTACTTGTTCTTTTTTGCCTTTAgtcatttaaaacatatttatgttGTGTTTCTATAATTCCATTGTCTGAGATTCTGAGGGTCTAATCCTGTTGTGTTTCCTGCAGACTCTCTCCCCTTGGTGGACTGTTTCCTTCTTGTTCTGTGATTCAGGATTGTGAATTCAGGTTAAGCTGGGCCTTTATCAGTGGAAATCCTTTATTGCCTCATTGGAGGTGGTGACTTCAGGAGAGGTTCTGCCTTTGCTTCTGCTGAGTGCCCCATGTCACTGCTTCAGGACCTAAATATTAATGTCTCAGTTGGAAGTTCACAGTTCATGCAAGTGGTATTAGAGCCCCAAACCTGTGTGAGAGCAGCTCACGgttgtgaattcttttttcttcccctcaTCCAGACCTAAGGTTCTTGTCTCCCTTCCTTGGTGGCTGGCTTTTTCTCCTGGTCCATCCTGTCAAGGAAGATGTAGCCTCTCAGATTTCATTTGGGCACCAAGACCTCACCCCTGGCCCCTTGTAGCTACTTAaaaccaggccccctgcatcCCAAGATTGGCAATACCCTAGAAGAGGTGAAATGTTGGCTTTCCTGTGCTCtggatttgttttccttttgtatcTTCGTCTGGGGGACCTTACTTTCCTTTGTGCCCAGCTGTGTATTTAGAAGGATGATCGTTAAAGTTTTCCAGTGTTTCTAAGTGGTTTATAAGAAGTGAGTTTTTAGATTATCCAGTCCAGCATATTGCCAGACGTGAAAGCAGAGGACagttcctgggtttgaatcccagcttatGGTGGGCCAGTCACTTCTTTTTGAGCTTCGGTTTTCCTGTCTATAAGGTGGGAATGATGATAGAACCCACCTTATAGGGTTGTCAGGAGGATTAATAAGTTTACTTATGTGAACAATTTCATACCATTTAAGTTTCCCCAAAACCAGTTCAAGTTGGTGTAATCTAAAAGGGGAAGTTATTGGCTCAGGTAACTGAAAGTTCAGGCCTGGCTGCATCCGGAGGCTCAGAGGACATCATCAGGAAGCTGTTTCTCACTTTCTTTTCGCCTCCTGCCCGCTGGCTTCTTCCTCCCGCAGGCTCTCCCCGTGGGGGCAGAGATAGCAGGCGCTCCAGCAGCCCCGGCTCACACCCCAGCGGGAAAGAGCGTTCTTCATTCCCAGTAGCTTCACAGTAAATTCAGGGTTGCCCCTCTTCATGGACGAATCCCACAGGGCCGGTAGATTGACAGCTCTGACTGTCCCAACCTGGTCATGCACCCCTCTCCAGTGGCAGGGGTGGTAGCATTCACCTCTCTGAAACCACACCATCTGAGAATGGGGGTGCCACCTCCccagaggaaaggggaagggCAACACCGGGTGCACAGAAAGAGCTGCTGCCTGCCATCTGTCCTGTCTCTCTTGTCTTCTAGCGTTTCCCAGCCAGCTACAGGCGCACATGGCACTACAGCTCTGCCCTCTGCTCGGGGACCACACGCACTCTGCCCGTGTGGCCACTGTTCTGGGCCAGCGCTTTCTGCTGCCTGCTGAGAGCACCAGGCCCCAAAGACAGGTACCCAAGCCCACCTGCCGGCTGCCTTtggggtgggctggggatgggggtgaaGAGCATCTCCAGACATTAGCTATGCAGCTTGGGTTTCCAAAGCTCCCTGTAGCTCTGTCTTGCTCTGTGGCCCTGAGCAAGTGAAATCCCCTCTCTTGGGTCTCTTTCTGCCCATCTGTTCAATAAGGAAGTCGAACTGGCTGATTTCTAAAGGCCCTTCTAAGTCTGCCGTTCTTTTTGGTATAAGGGGTAAAAGAGGTTGTGTGTGTCTATTTGGGTAACTCTGTCTGCTCTAACAGAATAACCTCAAGTACCAGAGCCTTAACACAATAACTTCCTTCCGTGTTAAGCCCAATTAATGGCGGTAGGGTAGAGATGGGCTTGCTCCAAGCATGggtcactcagggacccaggctgttGCTATCCAGCCAGCGGAGGAGGAGACAGGGCAGGTTCATGGGGAGGTTTTCTCGGGCGAGATCTGGAAGCGGGATACATGCTCACACTCCTGTGGCGTTCAGTGGGGCTCAATCACACGGCCTCACCAACctgcaggaggggctggggaatGTAGTTTCACTGAATGCCCAGGAAAGTGATTCGGTGACCCCCTAGCTGGTCTCTGCCGTagtgtgtgtttgagtgtgtacgtgtgtacGTGTAGAGAGGCATGCAGAACACGGACGCAGAGGGAGGAGGAAGTACTTGCCTCACTCCCATTTTGCTTAGAGCTCACCTGGCTGAATGCTGACATGTCTCTCCCACCCCAGGTCCTGGATGAAGCCCTCCTCAGCCGCCTCCACCTGACCCCCTCCCAGGCTGCCCAGCTGCCCCTGCACCTCCACCTGCATTGTCTCTACCTCCCAGGTACCAGGCCCAGGGACCCACCCATCAAGCTTCTGGCACCTTTGCCCTCTTATTTCTCCAGGACCCTGCATTGCCTGGGGCTCCACTACCAATAGTCCTCTGGGCCTTCTGTTCCCGCTGGAAAGCAGTGGGGGCTGGAGGGCGGATGGGCTGCAGTCAGGCCCGAGGAGAGTGAGGTCAGTGCTCAACACGCAGAAGGCCACAGTGTAAGATCCTCTGTAGTTGGACAAACTTAAGATCACATCCTAAGGCCCCTTGCTGTGTGGTGTTGGGCaaatgacttcacctctctggacctGAGATAATAAAAGTACCTACCCTCATAGTATCGTTTTCAGGATTTGCTGAGAAAGAGAATATTTATCATGGACCGTGGTTTCTGCTGAGTTCAGTATGTGGTCTTTATATTTGGCTGTTTCTGGCCCAATTCTAGCTGAGAGAAAAtgttaggttttaaaaaaaattgtggtaaaatacacctaataaaatttaccatcttaaccatttttaagtgtcagttcagtggcattaagtacattcacattgttgtgcaagcatcaccaccatccatctccagaactttctcatcttcccaaactgacactctgtccccattaaacactaactcccatcccccacccctcccagccccagttGCCACCGTTCTGTCGTCTGTCTCTATGTATTTGACTACTCATTTAAGTGAAGATGTTAGatctttcactttaaaaaacCGTGAAATATATGAAACATACAGAGTGCATAAAACATCTCTGTGATTTAAAGAACAACTCGTAAGGTGACACCCACATAACCACCACTTGGCACAAAATAGAAGCATCCCTTCTCCTATCCTAGACAACAGCAGCTCTCAACCCTGGCCCGACATGAGAACCCCCTACCCTGCCCACtcagaaagcttaaaaaaaaccACCCGTGCCTCCCATGACTGCACCCCAAAGATGCTGGTTTCACCAGTCTGGGATGGAGACCCTGGCATCAGatcttttttaaaagctctggAATGGGTACTGTTGTTCAATCAAGGTTGGAAACCACTGCCCAGACTTGGGAgaattctttgtttgttttttaaagttttaccacATATTCATGCATCCCTAaacaatatatttcattttgCCCTGTTTCTGAAGTTTCTCTTGGAATGGAATTGTGCTGCATATATCATTTTGTGACTTGTTCTCGCTCCACCCTGTGAAATGCATCCGTTGTGCGGCACGGAGTTGGAATGTCAGAGCTTGAAGTCTATCCATCTgactgttaatggacacttaggtcgtcAGCTGTTACCACAGTGCTGCTGTGAGCCTGCTTGTACACATCTCCTGGTTCAGCTGTGCAAGAATGGATTCATAAATATACAGAATATGTGTATCTTCATTTGActagtgtgttagtttcctagggctgctgctgcaacaaattaccacaacctgagtggcctaaaacaacagaaatggattctctcccagttctggaggccagaagtccaaaatcaaggtgtcagcagggctgtgctctcCCTGAAGGTTCTAGgtgagaatccttccttgcctcttcctggcttgtggcTGCGTCacaccagtctctgcctctgtctccacatggccttctcctcgtttgtcttctcctctgtctcttgtaaggacacttgtcattggatttaggccccatctggataatccaggatgatctcatctcaaaatctttaacgtacttacatctacaaagacccttttttccaaataaagccatattcacaggttccaggaagaCATACCAATGTTCAACCCATTACAATTAAGAAATACCAGACTTTTTCAGATGGGTGTGGCTTATTGGATATTTCCTTTTTAGGTGACCTTGGCCCCttgcagaggaagggacagaCCCACTTCATCTGGAGAAGGGCTGGGTCCACTCCTCTGCTGTGTCTCCTGCTGTAAATCTTGTGCCCATTAGGTGTCACTCTGCTGccagcccagcccctcctctgggcCTGGGGACTGGGGAGGCCCGCAGGGCTCAGCAGTCATGGTAACGTGTCCCAGCCCTCTGCTCACTGCCACGTGATCTTGGGCAAGCCGTGTCTCCTCGttcagactcagtttcctcatctgtaacatgagaCTTATCCTCCCACCCCGAGATCAGAGATGCCAGGGGAGTCCCTGGACAGGATGCCTCATGTCTGTCACGGGGTGGGAACTCTGGGCCTTGCTTTGTGGAGGAGTTGCTGATGGCCTCTAGCTCTTGTTCTGGACCTTGGGGTACAGAGCCGCACCCTACTCTCTCTTCACCCTCTAACAGAAAAGGAGCCAAGCCTCAAATACttcatttgcttttttacttGGCGCTGCGTCCAGGATAAGGGCAGTGACGATCGAAGCAAGGACTTCTGTAGCCACACGTCCCTCATGCCCCCCAGACCCTGGTGTGCACTGATAAGGGGCAGGGGTCCCGGAAGGCTCAGTGTCGTCATGAGGCATGTCTCAGCCTTGGGTTTGTCGCAGAGTCTGGCCTTGAACTTGCCTTTGGCCTTGATCTTCCTATGGGTGCTAGGAAGATTTCCGACTTCAAAGGGTTGAGACAAGTTACTTCCAAGTGGGGGACCATGAAGGCGCCGGGGAGCAAGAGCCTCGGTGtgaaaggaggagagaaggggagagatgaTCAGGAATCTGTTCGGGAAGGGGGTTCTGAGGGATACAAGCCCTTCCCTTGGGGCTCAGGCCAGCCTGGGAGCTACCCTCTACCTGTGCCCTTCCAGCCCTAACCCTGGTTCTCAGCATTGCCCACCAGGGTATGGGTCACCGTTCGAGGCCCACCTTTCTTGGTTTCAGGGCGTTGGGTGCCAGCATGAGCTCAGGGTTAGGTGGGAGGGAAATCAAAAACTTGGCAGTAGGTAGAGTCATCAAGGCCTTGCCTGTGGTCGACAGGGCCTCAGAGCCCACCAGCCTGCTGTGCTGCAGTCTGAGGCCCCGCCCCTGGGGTCGGAGCACACGGGGAGAAGGCAGCCGGGACGtgctgtggagggtggggaagTGGTGATGTGAGGGCCTGGGGAGCCCCAGGCTGACCAGCTGCCCCTCCAGGTGTGCGtggagggcagggaggcagggggagCTGACGGCTGGGGTGTGTGAGGGCAGATGGAGCCCAGCTGGTTCCTTCTCCAGAGGCCGTGGGAAGaacacagggtttggagtccaaCAGACCTGGGTctgcatcccagctctgccccttctgAGCTGTGCAACCTCGGGCAACTTCCTTAAACTTCCTGATACCTCggctggaaaatggggataatagcacctacctcgcTAGGTTGTGAGGACTAAAGGAGCTGGTCAGGTATCAACACAGTGTAAACTGTTAAGTGCTGTACAAATATTAGTTCCTTTCCACAAGGCGACTTTGCATGGAGGCAAAGACAGAATACTGCAGCAGGAAAAGCTTGGGCTCTGGAGAGACATCAACCTGGGACTGGGTCCTGGCATCTCTGAAACGAGCACAGCTGCCTGGCTGACTGACTGCTCTGGAGGGGACGATACTCATttggttgtgtgttttttaaaaatactttgtaagTGGTGGCTTTTACTTACTACCGGTGGCTCTTGGGTGGGGACAGATCCAGGTGGTTAGGAGGGGCTTAGAGAGCAAGAAGAAATTGCCTTGAGACCCTGGGGTGTTTTGGGGGAATGGTCTTACCCAGGGCCTGGGGGTTCTTCAGACTCAATGGCAATCTGTTCAAGAGGTGGGGATGCCTGTCCCCACTAGCAAAGGTCATGGTGAAAATGCAGCCCATCCTCGTGCTGGGGGGTCCCACTTCCGGAGACTGGGGCGGACCAGGGCTGTGGCACTTTTCGCCTtgcctttcttccccttt
This window harbors:
- the RPUSD3 gene encoding mitochondrial mRNA pseudouridine synthase RPUSD3 isoform X1 is translated as MLTVLAPEMGGCRVLGRVWGGWRRGPGVRAAPTASSFGTEARHQQQRRGSSKRSGPLDDQPFSGLLRPENLSREELVDVLRAAVVDQKGPLVTLNKPQGLPVTGKPGELTLLSVLPELSQSLGLRDRELQVVRASGKETSGLVLLSSCPQTASRLQKFFTHSQRARRPTVTYCAVTDGIPATSEGTIQAALKLEHIDGVNLVVPVKSPSRKDILEGVKRTLSYFRVVATGSGCALVQLQPLTAFPSQLQAHMALQLCPLLGDHTHSARVATVLGQRFLLPAESTRPQRQVLDEALLSRLHLTPSQAAQLPLHLHLHCLYLPGTRPRDPPIKLLAPLPSYFSRTLHCLGLHYQ
- the RPUSD3 gene encoding mitochondrial mRNA pseudouridine synthase RPUSD3 isoform X2, which translates into the protein MLTVLAPEMGGCRVLGRVWGGWRRGPGVRAAPTASSFGTEARHQQQRRGSSKRSGPLDDQPFSGLLRPENLSREELVDVLRAAVVDQKGPLVTLNKPQGLPVTGKPGELTLLSVLPELSQSLGLRDRELQVVRASGKETSGLVLLSSCPQTASRLQKFFTHSQRARRPTVTYCAVTDGIPATSEGTIQAALKLEHIDGVNLVVPVKSPSRKDILEGVKRTLSYFRVVATGSGCALVQLQPLTAFPSQLQAHMALQLCPLLGDHTHSARVATVLGQRFLLPAESTRPQRQVLDEALLSRLHLTPSQAAQLPLHLHLHCLYLPVSLGMELCCIYHFVTCSRSTL